ATTTCTCCGTCTCTATTTCTCCgtcttttaatatatgatgccattaactttttaacattttttttatcaattttttttgcaaatataaaaaaataatttatgtttaAAGAgcatttaatgataaatcaagtcacaataaaataaatgataattaaaaaaaaattaaacaagataaatgatcaaacgtaTCTCAAAAAATCAATGATGCCGTATTTTAAAAAGGAGAGTATAGCGTAGCCAACCGTTTTGGAAGACTTATTGTTTGATTACACTGCACCCTCGTGcaacaaaatatatgaaaataaacaAACTACTAGAATGCAATGTACGATCGATAGTTCGATACACAGGATGACAGGAGACACATAATTCAAATTTAGAACTTGAATTTGCCCGTGGAGACAGCCCTGGCCCTGTCGCTGAGCTCCTTTTCGATGTGGCGCCACAGCTTGTCGATCATGTACGTGCGGGTCTCCTCGTCCAGGTTGGTGTCGAAGTAGACCTCCCCGATCGCATCTATCTCCTTGAACCGATCGTCGTACCCGCTCGCGATGATGTACTTGTCCGTGAACTCACGCCACAGCTCGTTGTGCTCCAACGACTCCTCCGCTTTCTTGATCgcatcttcctcatcatcatctgaaTCGTCGACGTACTCCGGTCGGTGATGACAGCCACAGGTGGTAGAGGAATCACGGTGGGAGGAggagtcgccgtcgccggcgccggcgggatgaAGATTCGTCTCGGGATCATAGCGGGAGGCCGATCCGAGGACGATGAAGTAAGGATCGATGCACTTCTCAGTGAACCTGCGGCActtctcttcttcatcctcatcatcatcatcttcttcctctgcgTCGCCCAACTTGACGTCCGATCGGTGGCTACTACTACCTCCCTCGCCGGCACTGCCGGAggagtcgccgtcgccgtcgccagcggGATCAAGGTTCTCCTCGAGATCACGGCGGGAGGGTTCGAGGACGAAGTGGGTCTGGACGATGTCCCAGAGGTCGAACTTGAGGTCGATGATGGCGCATGACAGGTAGAACCTCATCCTCCGTTGTGCCTCAGGGGACAGCGACTGTGACGGCCACTGTTTCTCGCCGGCGACCTTGAGAGCATCGGCGGCTACATCTCCCTCGGCGGCCATTGCTGGATCGGGTTTCTTGGCTCCTCGAGTTAAGCAATCGAAGAATCAAATCAAAACTAATACTAGGCTTATTTGGCAGCTCTAGCTCCACTCACCTGGAGCTAGAGCCTAGCCTAACAGTTTCAGCTCTACTTAAAATAGAGGTAGAgctatctcacaaaataaattagagatttAGAGATGTAGAGCTGGGTTTGGATAGCTATACAACTCTATTCCAGACCCAACTTCTGTAGAGCTATACCAAATACCAAATGGGCCAAATCGTACGTGCAACTGCTGTGTACGTGGTGCAACTGCTGTGTACGTGGTGCCTGGAATACTTGGCTTGGTACCAAATAAATAGGGAGGAGGAACAACAACTCCGAACCGGATTAGCAACGCGATGCAGCTTAATTTCCGAGTAATTAATTCTTTCTGGAATTTATCAAAGCCTTCGATACAGTATCCGAGTCGGAGAAGCATCACCATTGTtgagaaaacaaacaaataaaaataattagagATATGGCACAATTCCTCGCCGGATGTCTTCTCTGCAAATGCGCGTGGAGGGCATTTCCGTGGTCGTCGTGGCGGTTTGAGGGAGACTCTTTAGTTACCCCTACAACTTCTtttaaaactagaaaaaaatattaccagTGTTCAAAGCAATCCCAAATAAAATAAGATAGAGTAAAAAAGATATTTCAATAAAAAGTCACCCCCATACaaaaatttgtaataaaattttaaacacaTTAAACAACGTACCCGCGCATGTGCGTGGACTATCTTTCTAGTTAAAATTAACAATGCAAGGAGCAATATGGATATATACCTGAAACTGACGAATGAAAGAGGATATGCAGCAGCACGAGCAGGGATCGAGCTGGTTGGACCACCGTTAGCAGCCAACTGAGTATAATCGACCCGTTGAGCAAGAAAATAAGTTAAGTATGTGGCCTGGGAGACAACAGGAACCAGgtcagaaacaaaaaaaaataaccccCAGCCATTTACAaacctttagtttatcattcatgaTGATAAAATTGAGGGGATGCTCCGAGGATATACATGGGTGAGGATATACATGAGGATATACGTTGGATCCGCCTCAGGAAGCTACACGGATTCCCTGTCCGTGAGACGAAGGAGTGTGTTCCAGACGAAAGGCGTTGATAGCTGCTGGATCGCCGAAGagacgagggcggcggccggctgcggcGCTTGCCCGATGGCTCTGTAAGAAGGCAGCTGGCGCTGGCTAGCTCTGTAGCGGCGCTGGTCCTGCGCTCGCTCGACAAGAacccggcggcgagggcggcggagcCAGCGCCGCGATTTCCCTCGCTCCGCAAGAATGCAGCAGGGGAGGATCTGGGGAGGAGAAAAAGGAATCAGGGAGGATTATATCGAGGGGGATCTAGTAAATAACATACTGGATAATCCAAAATCAAAAGCACCATAGGATTGAAACAATCAGCAGTCCGCAGTAACCTAGAATGAATATTGAAAGTAGCAATGCAAAGTAATAATACAGATATCCCCATAAACCACACGCACCATTAAAAAGCAACCGACGAGGACACAACATCGCAAGTAACGACCTGGCCACTTTTGTCCACAACACTCATCCAATGATCCCCGATTAACCGAACCAGATTTTCCTAATCCATCAATTCAGACGCATTACGGATGACACGAACCTTAGCGCCGGACAGCCCGCTGTGGAGTGACGATAGCCCAGAGGTGTGTGGAAGTGCGCAAGGCGCGAACCTCACTAGCCCCGGCCTCCCCCGCCTCTGGCTCCTGGGGAAGTACGAGAGGCACCCTTCCCTCTCCTCGCCGAGGCCCCCaatcgccgacgccgcgccgacAGCTTCCGCCCGCCTCCTCAACCTGCAAGGCACACAACAATCCAGAGGGAAATCAATCTCGCAGGCGGCTAATTCCACTGGAACCCTAAACAAATGGGGGTGGGATAAAGGCACCAAACTCGTCAGCTCACCTGGGCGACACGGCGCGGTGGTGGGTGCAGCGGAGAGGGTTGGCCGGGGCGACGAGGGCGGAGGGGCGCAGGGCGATGCAGGCACGGCGCGCGAGGGAGGGCctgcggacggcggcgccgccgccgttggttTTGACGAGGATTTGTGGGGAAGAAAGTTGGGGGAGGAAGGCGCCGACAATGTCGAGGCTGGGGGATTGGGGAATCGCGGAAGCGGTGTCCTGCGGTAGTGCAATGGTGGAGGATCGAGCAGAGCGAGGGCCATGCGATTGGACAACGTGGACGGCTGGATCAGGTCGAGGCGATGAGATCGGACGATGTACGTGCAGTTAGTTACTGTTACCCTGTAGCAAGCCAAGATGTGATGAGGTTGCTCGGGAGACTGGTTACAGAAACTAAGGATTTGATATGATATGATCTCCGTAAGGTCCCATTCGTTTATAACAAAACACAGTACAACTACTcaaaataattagccgtaaatgtaAACACTTATGTCAAATATAAAACTTATGTCAAATATAAAACTTTAATCCAGATAAACTAGTTCCACCTCAAATAACCTAACCAGTTATATATTTGAGCTGTCCTGGGACTGCCTAGGCATCTGTTGGgtgatttttgagaaaaatctCCTTTAGATTTGTATCCAATGGACTGAAAAAAACACCGAACTGGCAGAAAAAAAAGCCCAAAAAATGACAGGGCcaacacaaacaaacaaaaaaatgacTACAATTCTCAAGCTGGCCTTCTCCTCAATTTCTACCCACATTGCAACTCATTATGTAGGatagaacaaattaaattaggTTATATTGACTTTGTTCAAAACACTGTACTAGAATCTAGCTAAGTTATACATAGCACCCAATTTTGCTAGCACCATCCATGCCCCCACCCATATGCATAGGCACTTCCAAattcaaaactcaaaaaaaaaatcaaaactaaaaattacagggcacatataaaaattacattgctttaaaactaaaattacatttgtaaaaacATTACAAATGGCATCTAAGTGCACTAGTACATTGCCCCCACCCATATGCATAGGCTGTTCCAAattcaaaactcaaaaaaaaaatcaaaaacttaaaattaccgggcacatataaaaattacattGCTTTTGTTGGCGGTATGTCATGGGACCTTCCGACCAGACATGCCGAAACCATATAACCAGCGAGGATTCAAGCTCAAGACGTCAAGTTCATTTGGGCGAAGCCtgcatggcgaagactatgaaGCAAAGACGGCGAAGGCCGAAAAGTCAAGCTGGTATCCCACAAGACCAAAGGTATCATGGGCGAAGAGTAAATGACAAAGGGTGTATGCCGAATGAAGGAGACTTCGCCATAACAAGTCCAACTTCCAGGAGGCCCAAGGAGCCATCTTAGCCGCTTAGGCCCGTTTGCCATTGGGCCAACATTCGGCAATTGGCCCATTAGAGACCCATGTATCCGAATTACACTGTGTACCCACGTAAACATctctttcataagggcaaccatgtaaattcccctgtaaaacctaaaccctaatgggggaacctgtaataggattataaatagtcccctaagGACATGTAAAGGGGATCCCCGGAGAAAAATTCTAATCAATTAGTACATTTACTGTTCCCaacactgttgagtaaccacgtcctttGACGTGCGCAGTTGTCACTTCGACAACAGCtttaaaactaaaatttcaTTTGTAAAAACAGTACACATGTAAATGTATTGCAATTTTAGTACAAACGCACTGTAATTTTTGGTAACTTAAACATGTTAACTCATCAAAATTTCATAAAGACTCCATCAGcataaacaaaaattaaattcaacATGATAGGGCACACATATCAGGCGCAAAAACAATCAGGCACAGATCAGGCACAATGGCATTTTGTATCATAGACATCATGCACAAATCAGAAATGACATTTTATAGGATCAAAATTGACATATCAGATAAGAAATGCTCGTGCAGTGGATTTTCTTGGTCGTCGTGGCAGTTTGCGGGAGATTATAATAGTTACTCATACAACTTTtgttctctactattataaaaattgataaaaattgAAAGTGTTTCAGTGGttcgtcatccgtatttgagtcggtttaattttatgttttgattttaatgtatatatgcct
The Oryza glaberrima chromosome 8, OglaRS2, whole genome shotgun sequence DNA segment above includes these coding regions:
- the LOC127781131 gene encoding uncharacterized protein LOC127781131; its protein translation is MAAEGDVAADALKVAGEKQWPSQSLSPEAQRRMRFYLSCAIIDLKFDLWDIVQTHFVLEPSRRDLEENLDPAGDGDGDSSGSAGEGGSSSHRSDVKLGDAEEEDDDDEDEEEKCRRFTEKCIDPYFIVLGSASRYDPETNLHPAGAGDGDSSSHRDSSTTCGCHHRPEYVDDSDDDEEDAIKKAEESLEHNELWREFTDKYIIASGYDDRFKEIDAIGEVYFDTNLDEETRTYMIDKLWRHIEKELSDRARAVSTGKFKF